The DNA region ATAAAACCACGCGCACGCAGCTTCCCAGTTTGATGCGCGCCGCTcccaccagcccagcccatcccatccacGAGCGACGCCagcaagcaccaccaccaacacaAGCAACAGCACAAACGCCCCTAGCAGGAGAGCCGTTGCAAaccatcgcccgcccgcccgcccgcccgccagggGTCTCGCTCGTTAGGTTCCTTTTCCTTGAAAACGAAACCCCGGCCAGCAGGAACCCGGTCCCGCCAGgtctccagctcctcccgTCGTCTCGTCCTGTCTCGTCCATCCGCTGTTCTTGGTGCCACCCgtcgctcgccgctcgctcgctcctcgCCTGAGAACAGACAACAGCATTAGCATCATCAGCCGGCCTGCATTGCTACAACACTCGCTCACCTATCCTCCCGGTCTCGAGCCAGCCGCCACTCCTTCGACCTTTTACTTGTTGtccgacgagcccgacgaaCGACCGCCTTCGCCTCATACACGTACGCCGCGTACGCCCGTCGCCTCaagcatcatcgtcgtcgtcgtcgtcgtcgtcgttgtcgtcgttgccgccgccgccgcctcaccgAGACGATGGCTTCTGctgcgcccggcgccgccaggatGGACCGCGATCAGGTCCTGACGGCGGACGTCATTGATTCCATGATTGTCAATGGAgacaccatcgtcatcttccAAGACTATGTCCTGCGTCTCAACTCGTGGCTCGCCCTCCACCCCGGAGGCAGCCTCGCAATCCTGCACATGGTGGGCAGAGATGCGACGAACGAGATCACTGCGTAATTGCCCACCTCTCCTTGTCCGTGTCCCATTACCCGTCTCGTTGcggctcgcgggcgcgggggtcGTCAATGGCCCGACGTCTGCTCGAGTGCGCGCACAGTAACCcggggcggcgacaggcacaggcaccAACCAGAGCCGACAGGGACAGGGAAGGAAGGGGATTTGGGTATTTGAGTGGCGAGGACAAGTCGATTGTTCTTTTAAGCTTAAAAATCTTCCCCGGACTttgcccacgacggcggcgagcacccCTCGCCTTTTCTAGTATTTTGGTGTCTGACTATGTCGCATCGGTGCCTGCTTGGCATCGGGCCCGTCCCCCATCCACCCTCCACTCCCGCCTTGTCAGACGATGAGAAAATAAAAAAAGAATCACAAATCATATACCTGCAAATCAGGGTGCTGACGCCGTGGGGAATAGGTACCATTCAGCCGCAACCCTAAAGACCATGAAGGCCTACCGGATCGGCCGGAAACCAGCTGGCCCGTGGGCCAATAGGACGCCGCCAATCAGGGGCGGCTTTCGCAAATGTCTCGACATCGCGCCGGAAGCTTCGGAAACCACATGCAATGTAGGCGGCCCTGGGTCGTCTGCGGAGAAGGGCGCCCTGCTTATCCCTGGATGCCCTGGCGCTACGCCAACTCACCcggccagccacggcgccgcaacCGCCTGCCAACGGGACGATGCCGGCTCCTGCTCCCGGCGCGCCACCCCGCGCGGCAGTCCATCCCGTCGTGACGAGGAAAAGGGATATGTCAGCGACCCGGAGAAGCGCCCGCTCGTGCCCCGGGGTcggccggccttgacgcccggCCAGTACACCGACTGGGCGATTCACCAGGGCCGGAAGATGGACGCCCGCGACTACCCttcgctcgacgccgacgtgcaGCAGGCCATTGCCGAAAAGTACAGCGCGCTGCACGACCGCATCTCCGACGAGGGCCTCTACGACTGCCCGTACCTCGAGTACGGCAAGGAGATGGTTCGCTACCTGACCCTGTTTGGGCTCTTTGTCTATGCCCTGTCCAAGGCCTGGTACTTGACGTCTGGCTTGTTCCTCGGTCTCTTTTGGGTTTGTCATGCCGCGCCCCCTGCCAGCCTTGAGCCTCGACGTGACGAAGCTGACACGGACAGCATCAACTCATGTTTACGGCTCACGATGCCGGCCATCGAGCCATTACGCACATCTTCACCGTGGACACGCTGATTGGCATGTTCATTGCCGACTTTTGCTGCGGGCTGTCGATTGGGTGGTGGAAGAGCAGCCACAACGTCCACCATCTCATCACCAACCACCCGGtaagcgcgccgcccgtgcccgtgcccgtcgcccgccccaaGTCGAGTGCCTTTGCTAACCgatgcgcccgcgccctAGGAGCACGATCCCGACATCCAAAACATTCCCCTCTTTGCCACGTGCCCCAGCTTCTTCAAGTCCCTCCACTCCAGCTACTATGACTTTACCTTTGCCTgggacgccgtggccgagttCCTGGTGCCGTACCAAAAGTACACGTATTACCCGGTCATGGGCATCGCCCGCTTCAACCTGTACCTGCTCTCGTGGCTGCACGTTCTGTCGTCCaagtcctcgtcgctgggcagcagcaaggcgtGGTGGATCCGGCCCGCCGAAATCACCTTCATGGCGGGCTACTGGTTCGTCTTTGGCTACCTCCTCCTGTGGCGGACGCTGCCGGACTGGCCGACGCGCGTCGGCTTCGTGCTGGCGTCTCACATTGTCACGATGCCGCTGCACGTCCAGATCACGCTGTCGCACTGGGGCATGTCCACGTCGGacctgggcgaggacgagtcgTTTCCGCAGCGCCAGCTCCGGACGACCATGGACGTGGCCTGCCCGGCATGGCTCGACTTCATCCACGGCGGCCTGCAGTTCCAGGCCGTCCACCACCTCTTCCCCCGGGTGCCCCGGCACAACCTGCGCAGGGTGCAGGGCATGGTCAGGGAGTTTTGTCAGGAGACGGGCATCCACTATTCGATCCTGGGCTTTGTAGACGGCAACCGCAAGGTGCTGGGCCGGCTGGACCAGGTCAGCGACCAGGTCAAGATCCTCGTCAGCTGCCAGAAATACATGGCCGAGACGGGTGAGAGCGGTCTGCACTGAGTTGTTTTTTTCTTGTTTGGCGTGGGGGCGCAATAGATTTTGTTTGTTTGGCGAGCAGTAACTAAACGTTGTGTGCTTGACTGCTACTGCCTGCCGGGGTGACCCTTGACGGGCGTGAGTGATCTGGCTTGCAGGCACAAGTGACACAGCGATTCTCTGCGACCAATGCCCAGGGTCCCGCAGCTCAGTCAGCCCTACGCACCATGAAACAGGCCATTCCGTCGCTTGCGTTGCATCAGACGGCTGGGGCCGCCTGGCGCACTCGCGTCGAGGCGGACTCACGTGTTAGCCATGTTAAGCTTGTTATACAACAGTGCACGTGACGAGCCACAGAACGACTATGCTGTGATGCCCGCTTCGTACTGGACAAGTCCACAAaccctcgcccagcgcgctCTACATCCCACGCGCCGAGCACCGTCGAGGTCCTTGCCGAGACCGACGGCGTGTTCCCTGCCAGGAGGACTCACAGACCATGATGCCCCCTGATGCTCGCCCATGACCGTtgcctgccgctggcgacATCAGACCACCCAGCGCTTATCCCCGGGCGCACGGGACAACTCAACGTCTGCGGcagtcgcggcggcgtctccaGCTGTTCGTGAatgtcatcgccgtcgcgggaCGACGCCGGACGACCCGGCTGGTGCCCACACGACGCATGGCGGTTGGTCCGGAACGACGGCCCCCCCCGTGCGCGCACCAATCTCGAAGCCTTACTCAGACTCTGACGCCGGCCAACGTGGACGGCTGTCGACGGTCCGTCTGTTGGCGAACGAATCCACGACTTGCCGGTGTGTCCACCGTATAAGCACCGTTATGGCGTGCAGCAGCTGAGGGGTCGAGGACTCACGGGCCTCCATTTCGGATGCCcctatactgtactttgGTActctccccctcgcccgACGTCCTGGTCTCGCTGTTGCTTGGCCGAGCGGTGCAGTAGAACGGACGAGGGGCGCGGGCTGGTGGAAATGACCT from Purpureocillium takamizusanense chromosome 3, complete sequence includes:
- a CDS encoding Sphingolipid 8-(E)-desaturase (EggNog:ENOG503NUM0~COG:I~TransMembrane:5 (o262-289i310-330o392-413i425-448o454-473i)): MASAAPGAARMDRDQVLTADVIDSMIVNGDTIVIFQDYVLRLNSWLALHPGGSLAILHMVGRDATNEITAYHSAATLKTMKAYRIGRKPAGPWANRTPPIRGGFRKCLDIAPEASETTCNVGGPGSSAEKGALLIPGCPGATPTHPASHGAATACQRDDAGSCSRRATPRGSPSRRDEEKGYVSDPEKRPLVPRGRPALTPGQYTDWAIHQGRKMDARDYPSLDADVQQAIAEKYSALHDRISDEGLYDCPYLEYGKEMVRYLTLFGLFVYALSKAWYLTSGLFLGLFWHQLMFTAHDAGHRAITHIFTVDTLIGMFIADFCCGLSIGWWKSSHNVHHLITNHPEHDPDIQNIPLFATCPSFFKSLHSSYYDFTFAWDAVAEFLVPYQKYTYYPVMGIARFNLYLLSWLHVLSSKSSSLGSSKAWWIRPAEITFMAGYWFVFGYLLLWRTLPDWPTRVGFVLASHIVTMPLHVQITLSHWGMSTSDLGEDESFPQRQLRTTMDVACPAWLDFIHGGLQFQAVHHLFPRVPRHNLRRVQGMVREFCQETGIHYSILGFVDGNRKVLGRLDQVSDQVKILVSCQKYMAETGESGLH
- a CDS encoding Sphingolipid 8-(E)-desaturase (EggNog:ENOG503NUM0~COG:I~TransMembrane:4 (i183-208o228-251i313-334o346-368i)), with translation MKAYRIGRKPAGPWANRTPPIRGGFRKCLDIAPEASETTCNVGGPGSSAEKGALLIPGCPGATPTHPASHGAATACQRDDAGSCSRRATPRGSPSRRDEEKGYVSDPEKRPLVPRGRPALTPGQYTDWAIHQGRKMDARDYPSLDADVQQAIAEKYSALHDRISDEGLYDCPYLEYGKEMVRYLTLFGLFVYALSKAWYLTSGLFLGLFWHQLMFTAHDAGHRAITHIFTVDTLIGMFIADFCCGLSIGWWKSSHNVHHLITNHPEHDPDIQNIPLFATCPSFFKSLHSSYYDFTFAWDAVAEFLVPYQKYTYYPVMGIARFNLYLLSWLHVLSSKSSSLGSSKAWWIRPAEITFMAGYWFVFGYLLLWRTLPDWPTRVGFVLASHIVTMPLHVQITLSHWGMSTSDLGEDESFPQRQLRTTMDVACPAWLDFIHGGLQFQAVHHLFPRVPRHNLRRVQGMVREFCQETGIHYSILGFVDGNRKVLGRLDQVSDQVKILVSCQKYMAETGESGLH